A single Nitrospira sp. DNA region contains:
- a CDS encoding oligopeptide transporter, OPT family — MRREQEPAIEPPDVPLVPPSVSLPEITPKAVILSVVLAAVLAGANAYLGLFAGMTVSASIPAAVVSMAVLRLFRQSNILENNIVQTAASSGEALAAGVIFTIPGLVLLGYWESFDYWQTVTVSLVGGVLGVLFTIPLRRALIVHARLRFPEGVATAEVLKVGAAAGGRAGGPVRLLLGAAALGGGFKFAEGGLKLWSESLEGALQLGRSTFYGGLNLSPALVAVGYIIGLNTAMVVCLGGAIGWLVLLPLHQTIVPPADTLIGVAAAKATWSGQIRYIGIGAMLVGGVWTLIQIRGPIVQSLQQLMALYRTRDESRSLQSLSRTERDAGVVWLIGLTVLSLAPMLVLYRSLLGGSLLSGIGLTLLMVVTAFLFSAVAGYMAGLVGSSSNPVSGVTIATIMLASLLLLAIMGQGNPAGPAAALLVGAVVCCAAAMGGDNMQDLKTGHLVGATPWKQQVMQVIGVATGAVVIVPVLSLLQAKYGIGEMTDAHPHPLAAPQATLMAKLAGGVFGGSLPWHLLVIGMLLGVAVILLDARQARRQAELRFPVLAVALGLYLPLKLSVTILLGGCLAEWVRRGRSGSSVSTEDRGLLCAAGLVTGEALVGIVLALPVALSSLWPGLAGDPFQLFAAPPWGGWPGLLALALVGLVLVRSAQSNNGTQKAATPTG; from the coding sequence ATGAGGCGGGAGCAGGAGCCAGCGATCGAGCCTCCGGATGTTCCGCTCGTTCCGCCGTCTGTGTCGTTGCCGGAAATCACGCCGAAAGCCGTGATTCTGTCGGTGGTGCTGGCCGCTGTGCTGGCGGGTGCGAACGCCTATCTGGGACTCTTTGCGGGCATGACGGTGTCCGCGTCTATTCCAGCCGCTGTGGTGTCCATGGCGGTGCTGCGCCTGTTTCGCCAATCGAACATTCTGGAAAATAACATCGTGCAGACGGCGGCTTCATCCGGCGAGGCGCTGGCGGCTGGGGTGATCTTCACGATTCCGGGGTTGGTCCTTCTGGGTTATTGGGAGTCGTTCGACTATTGGCAGACGGTGACTGTATCGCTGGTCGGCGGGGTGCTAGGAGTGTTGTTCACCATTCCTTTGCGCCGCGCCTTGATCGTCCACGCGCGCTTGCGGTTTCCTGAAGGTGTGGCCACAGCGGAAGTCTTGAAAGTCGGAGCGGCCGCGGGCGGGCGGGCGGGAGGGCCGGTGCGGTTGCTGCTTGGGGCGGCGGCCTTGGGCGGTGGTTTCAAGTTTGCCGAAGGCGGACTCAAACTCTGGAGCGAATCGTTGGAGGGGGCGCTTCAGCTGGGCCGCTCAACATTCTATGGAGGGCTCAATCTGTCCCCGGCGCTGGTGGCGGTGGGGTACATCATCGGACTGAATACGGCCATGGTGGTGTGTCTCGGCGGGGCCATCGGCTGGCTGGTCCTGCTGCCGTTGCATCAGACAATTGTGCCGCCGGCGGACACCCTGATTGGTGTGGCAGCTGCCAAGGCGACCTGGAGCGGACAGATTCGGTACATCGGAATCGGCGCCATGTTGGTGGGTGGCGTGTGGACTCTCATCCAGATTCGCGGTCCGATTGTGCAGAGCCTGCAACAGTTGATGGCGCTGTATCGCACCCGTGATGAATCCCGTTCACTGCAGAGCCTCTCGCGGACCGAACGGGACGCCGGGGTCGTCTGGCTGATCGGACTGACAGTCCTTTCGCTGGCTCCTATGCTGGTGCTGTATCGGAGCCTGTTGGGCGGGAGCCTCTTGAGTGGAATCGGCCTGACCCTGCTCATGGTCGTCACCGCGTTCTTGTTTTCCGCCGTGGCCGGATACATGGCCGGTCTGGTCGGCAGCTCAAGCAATCCCGTCTCCGGCGTCACCATCGCGACGATCATGCTCGCCTCGTTGCTGTTGCTGGCCATCATGGGACAGGGCAATCCGGCCGGCCCGGCGGCGGCTTTGCTGGTTGGAGCGGTGGTGTGCTGTGCTGCGGCCATGGGCGGGGACAATATGCAGGATCTGAAGACCGGCCACCTGGTCGGTGCCACACCCTGGAAGCAGCAGGTCATGCAGGTCATCGGGGTTGCGACCGGGGCCGTCGTCATCGTGCCGGTGCTGTCGTTGCTGCAGGCGAAGTATGGCATCGGGGAGATGACGGACGCGCATCCTCATCCCTTGGCGGCCCCCCAAGCCACGCTCATGGCGAAGCTTGCCGGCGGCGTGTTCGGTGGCTCGTTACCCTGGCATCTGCTGGTGATCGGCATGCTGCTGGGGGTGGCGGTCATTCTGCTCGATGCCCGGCAGGCACGACGCCAGGCTGAACTCCGGTTCCCCGTGCTCGCCGTGGCGCTTGGTCTGTATCTGCCGTTGAAATTGTCTGTGACCATCTTGCTTGGAGGCTGCCTAGCGGAGTGGGTTCGAAGGGGTCGATCAGGATCATCGGTGTCCACGGAAGATCGGGGGCTGCTCTGTGCAGCCGGGTTGGTAACCGGAGAAGCGCTGGTGGGAATTGTGTTAGCCCTGCCGGTTGCGCTGAGTTCGTTGTGGCCCGGACTTGCAGGCGACCCTTTTCAGCTCTTTGCGGCCCCACCATGGGGAGGGTGGCCGGGACTCCTGGCCTTGGCCCTGGTCGGGTTGGTCCTCGTGCGGTCTGCTCAATCGAACAACGGTACTCAGAAGGCGGCGACGCCAACCGGCTGA
- a CDS encoding helix-turn-helix transcriptional regulator, whose protein sequence is MPHIGTLIRAWRLSQKCSEQAFAQRAGIDAGLLEALEAEQADPQTSTLEALAGALKIPLPWLFIHPSELDLLCKDDEEEGLSLSTLTGADPVMDRLLVASGHDRTLYVLLTALIQSGEPKLLRAAEVSLRSLVKQSKQATVPWQSRPPGHFEPPSD, encoded by the coding sequence ATGCCCCATATTGGAACCCTGATTCGTGCCTGGCGACTGTCCCAGAAATGTTCAGAGCAGGCCTTCGCCCAGCGAGCCGGGATTGATGCCGGCCTCTTGGAAGCACTGGAGGCCGAACAGGCCGATCCTCAGACCTCGACGCTCGAAGCGCTCGCCGGAGCGTTGAAGATACCGCTTCCCTGGCTCTTTATCCACCCCAGCGAGTTGGACTTGCTGTGTAAGGATGACGAGGAAGAAGGGCTCTCCCTCTCCACCCTGACCGGGGCCGATCCGGTCATGGATAGACTGCTGGTCGCCTCAGGCCACGACCGGACCCTCTACGTGCTCCTCACCGCGCTGATTCAAAGTGGAGAACCGAAACTCCTACGCGCCGCAGAAGTGAGCCTCCGCAGCCTGGTCAAACAGTCCAAACAGGCGACGGTTCCGTGGCAATCCCGCCCACCTGGACATTTCGAGCCGCCCAGCGACTAG